In Rhodospirillum rubrum ATCC 11170, a genomic segment contains:
- a CDS encoding 4Fe-4S dicluster domain-containing protein → MAFLSILMKNLLKGPSTEPLPTADSPTPAAYRGKVTFDETACVGCKMCEHVCPGGAIRFEERPEGLRFMIWHNTCVNCGLCSHYCLTKAIKLSNDWHLSHLQADKYRLTDQALVAYAACSGCGTKMLPTADALMRLAYKKVSPRSEHLRHLCPDCRRSASVSGDIQ, encoded by the coding sequence GTGGCATTTCTATCCATCTTGATGAAGAACCTGCTCAAGGGCCCGTCGACCGAGCCCTTGCCGACCGCCGATAGCCCCACCCCCGCCGCCTATCGCGGCAAGGTGACCTTTGACGAGACCGCCTGCGTCGGCTGCAAGATGTGCGAGCACGTCTGCCCGGGCGGGGCGATCCGCTTCGAGGAGCGGCCCGAGGGGCTGCGCTTCATGATCTGGCACAACACCTGCGTCAATTGCGGCCTGTGCTCCCACTATTGCCTGACCAAGGCGATAAAACTTAGCAATGACTGGCATTTGTCGCATTTGCAGGCAGACAAGTATCGCCTGACCGATCAAGCCCTTGTCGCTTATGCCGCTTGTTCGGGCTGTGGGACGAAGATGCTTCCCACCGCCGATGCCCTGATGCGTCTGGCTTACAAAAAGGTGAGCCCGCGTAGCGAGCATCTGCGCCATCTGTGTCCGGACTGCCGCCGCTCAGCCAGTGTCTCAGGAGATATCCAATGA
- a CDS encoding NADH-quinone oxidoreductase subunit C, with the protein MTPHPTPQELVRVTVKALNGQLAIEEPAGAPMSVWLTLAEAGDLLAAARSLKAIGARLSMITALADDGRGGNIVAYHFDIAGHTVTVKVWVVSGGSIDSIMTLFRNADWHEREFMEFYKIEVKDRADAKRLFLDESIEGGAMERLIPLSVLANAASTKMLWESLTVMPEEAK; encoded by the coding sequence ATGACCCCTCATCCCACGCCGCAAGAGCTGGTGCGCGTCACGGTCAAGGCCCTCAACGGCCAACTCGCCATCGAGGAGCCCGCCGGCGCGCCGATGTCGGTCTGGCTGACCCTGGCCGAAGCCGGCGATCTGCTGGCCGCCGCCCGCAGTCTGAAAGCGATCGGCGCCCGCCTCAGCATGATCACCGCCCTGGCCGATGACGGCCGGGGTGGCAACATCGTGGCCTATCATTTCGACATCGCCGGTCACACCGTGACCGTCAAGGTCTGGGTGGTCAGCGGTGGATCGATCGACTCCATCATGACGCTGTTTCGCAATGCCGACTGGCACGAGCGCGAGTTCATGGAATTCTACAAGATCGAGGTCAAGGACCGCGCCGACGCCAAGCGTTTGTTCCTTGATGAAAGCATCGAAGGCGGAGCGATGGAGCGGCTGATCCCGCTGTCGGTTCTGGCCAATGCCGCCAGCACCAAGATGCTGTGGGAAAGCCTGACGGTCATGCCCGAGGAGGCGAAATGA
- a CDS encoding nickel-dependent hydrogenase large subunit, whose amino-acid sequence MSTYTIPVGPLHVALEEPMYFRIEVDGEKVVSVDITAGHVHRGIEYLATKRNIYQNIVLTERVCSLCSNSHPQTYCMALESITGMVVPPRAQYLRVIADETKRVASHMFNVAILAHIVGFDSLFMHVMEAREIMQDTKEAVFGNRMDIAAMAIGGVKYDLDKDGRDYFIGQLDKLEPTLRDEIIPLYQTNPSIVDRTRGIGVLSAADCVDYGLMGPVARGSGHAYDVRKQAPYAVYDRLDFEMALGEHGDVWSRAMVRWQEALTSIGLIRQCLRDMPDGPTKAGPVPPIPAGEAVAKTEAPRGELIYYLKTNGTDRPERLKWRVPTYMNWDALNVMMAGARISDIPLIVNSIDPCISCTER is encoded by the coding sequence ATGAGCACCTATACCATTCCCGTCGGCCCGCTGCATGTGGCCCTTGAAGAGCCGATGTACTTCCGCATCGAGGTCGATGGCGAGAAGGTGGTCAGCGTCGATATCACCGCCGGCCATGTCCATCGCGGCATCGAATACCTGGCGACCAAGCGCAACATCTATCAAAATATCGTGCTGACCGAGCGCGTCTGCTCGCTCTGCTCCAACAGCCATCCGCAAACTTATTGCATGGCCCTGGAAAGCATCACCGGCATGGTGGTGCCGCCGCGCGCCCAATATCTGCGGGTGATCGCCGACGAGACCAAGCGCGTCGCCTCGCATATGTTCAACGTCGCCATCCTTGCCCATATCGTCGGTTTTGATTCGCTGTTCATGCATGTCATGGAAGCCCGCGAGATCATGCAAGACACCAAGGAAGCGGTCTTTGGCAATCGCATGGACATCGCCGCCATGGCGATCGGCGGGGTCAAATACGATCTTGATAAGGACGGGCGCGATTATTTCATCGGTCAGCTCGATAAGCTTGAACCAACGCTGCGCGACGAGATCATCCCGCTTTATCAGACCAACCCGTCGATCGTTGATCGCACCCGGGGCATTGGCGTTCTGAGCGCGGCCGATTGCGTGGACTATGGCCTGATGGGGCCGGTGGCGCGCGGCTCGGGCCATGCCTATGACGTGCGCAAGCAGGCGCCCTATGCGGTTTATGATCGTCTGGACTTCGAGATGGCCCTGGGCGAGCACGGCGATGTGTGGTCGCGCGCCATGGTGCGCTGGCAAGAGGCCCTGACCTCGATCGGGCTGATCCGCCAATGCCTGCGCGACATGCCCGACGGTCCGACGAAGGCGGGGCCGGTGCCGCCCATTCCCGCTGGCGAGGCGGTCGCCAAGACCGAGGCGCCGCGCGGCGAGTTGATCTATTACCTGAAGACCAACGGCACCGACCGGCCCGAACGCCTGAAATGGCGCGTTCCCACCTATATGAACTGGGATGCGCTCAATGTGATGATGGCCGGGGCGCGGATTTCCGATATCCCGCTGATCGTCAACAGCATCGATCCCTGCATCTCCTGTACGGAACGCTGA
- a CDS encoding 4Fe-4S dicluster domain-containing protein produces MPPIKENVIIYANPDHCLSCHSCELACAVAHSGGHDMIEAIAANLPLHARNKVVSVDGTAMPMQCRQCEDAPCTFACPTGACRQADGQVQIVEQHCIGCKLCVMVCPFGAITVRSETVVEQGACTNRGVAKKCDLCVDWRASTGKTAPACVEACPTKAIRMVDLDAYRIALREARAREIAKSHRHMRVQF; encoded by the coding sequence ATGCCGCCAATCAAAGAAAATGTAATCATCTACGCCAATCCCGATCATTGTCTGTCCTGCCATTCATGCGAGTTGGCTTGCGCCGTCGCCCATAGTGGCGGTCACGACATGATCGAGGCGATTGCCGCCAATTTGCCGCTGCATGCGCGCAACAAGGTGGTCAGCGTCGATGGCACGGCGATGCCCATGCAGTGCCGGCAGTGCGAGGATGCGCCCTGCACCTTCGCCTGCCCGACCGGCGCCTGTCGTCAGGCCGATGGTCAGGTTCAGATCGTCGAGCAGCACTGCATCGGTTGCAAGCTCTGCGTGATGGTCTGCCCCTTCGGGGCGATCACCGTGCGCTCGGAAACGGTCGTCGAGCAGGGCGCCTGCACCAACCGGGGCGTCGCCAAGAAATGCGATCTGTGTGTCGACTGGCGCGCCAGCACCGGCAAGACGGCTCCGGCCTGTGTCGAGGCTTGCCCGACCAAGGCCATCCGCATGGTCGATCTCGACGCCTATCGGATCGCCTTGCGCGAGGCCCG